The DNA window ATTCAGGAGATAATGTATGTCTGTCGCTTTTATCCTGTTTTTCCATTCTGGATATGGCTTTAGATAGTGGTGCAAATAAATCCTTCAGTTCAGAATCGATGTTTAATTTTTCATCTTTTAATTTCTGGATTTCATTTTCCAGTTCTTCCGCTTTCTGGTAATTTTCACTTGCTTTCAAAGTTTCAAGACGGGATTGTGCATCAGAAAGACTATGTTTTGATGATTCGTACTTTTTCTCAAGTTCCTGTATGTTGCTTTTTTTATCCTCTATTTGTTTTTTTATCTGATTGACCTCATCAATTTTTTCAGGAAGGTTTTCGTATATATCCAGTCTATCCTTAATGTTGTTGATTTTGTCCCCAAGATCTGAAAGTGATGAATTTATTTCTGAAAGGTCATTTGAAAGATTTTTAAAAATTTCAGGAAAAATCGGCTTAATGTAATGCTGACTTTTGATGCTGTTTTCCACACAGGTATTAAGAGTTGACGTTGCTTCTGTATAGAATCGGTGTGCTGTTGACGGGTCGATATCATATGGTATCGATATTTTATCCAGTATAATGTTTAGATTTTTAACAAAATTTTCTTTATTGGATTGAACCGCTCTTGGAATACCTTGATTTTTAATTTCTACATTTTCAAGTTCTTTTTTATCTTTTTCAAGGCTGTCAAGATGGGTTTTGATTTCCTCATATTTTTGTGTTATATAAGGTTTCATATCGCTGAATGCATCGTTTGATTCGGATTTCATCCAGTCCTGGATCTCCTCAAGACTCAATGTGATTTTTTCTGGTTCTTCTTGTACCTCTTCATCTTTCTCTTTTTTACCAAACAGTTTTCTTAAAAAATTCAATTTAATCACTAACACAATCGTTTAAATCAATAGATTATAAATCCGAATCCATATTCTACTTACGTTTATTATATCCAATTAATTCCATAGGTTTCTTTGCAATGATTAAAAACCTATAGTTAATTTGTGAGGATGCAGCAATTAGATGGAAGAGGTAACACATATGAAATTCCAACTTTAACGGGTAGCCATTCAATAACTACACCCTCATACAAATTTGATGTTATAATGTATAATTAACAGTTTTGGTTTACAAATCCTTTGATCGTGTTTATATTTAAACAGGCTGTCGGGAGGTTTATAGGATTTAATTATCAAGATACTGCAAGTTTAAACCTTACTACACTTGCCAGAAAATCACCTATTGCTTTGGCAATAGCATTAATGGCTTTTCCAGAGCGACCATTGATAGCACTTGCCCTTGTTATAGGTCCTCTTATAGAACTCCCTGTACTTGG is part of the Methanohalobium evestigatum Z-7303 genome and encodes:
- a CDS encoding arsenic resistance protein, with the protein product MIVFIFKQAVGRFIGFNYQDTASLNLTTLARKSPIALAIALMAFPERPLIALALVIGPLIELPVLGLVSQILLFIRNKGITDVSE